AAAAACTTTCCTGTTCCAATAATAATTGTTCAACACATGCCCAAAGGATTTACCACAGAATTTGCAAGAAGTCTTAACAATATTTGCAATTTAGTTGTCAAAGAAACAAGTAATAAAGAAATACTTCAAAGAGGATTCATATACATAAGTCCTGGGGGATATCATACAAGAATTAATAAAATAAACAAAAACTACCAAATAGAAGTCTTTGACGCTGAGAATATAAATGGACATAAACCTTCTATAGGCGTGCTATTTAAATCAATATCAGAAAATGTGAAAGAAAAAGCAATAGCTTTAATAATGACCGGAATGGGAAGTGATGGCTCTAGAGAAATTGGAGAAATTAAAAAAGCTGGTGGACTAACTATCGCACAAGATGAAAAAAGTTCATTGGTTTTTGGAATGCCAAAAATAGCAATAGAAGAAAATAATGTAGACTATATAGTTTCAGTAAGCCATATGGTAAAATTATTAAAAGCCATCCTTATTGATGGTTAAATTTTTAAAGACAAGGATAAGCTTTGAACAGCAAAAAAGAGAACAATGAAGACCATTTTTCACATGTCAGCACCCTTGACATAAATCATGATAAAATATACATACTAGGAACAGCACATGTATCAAAAAAAAGTTCACAAGACACAGCAACTTTAATTGAGACAATAAAGCCAGACTTTATTGCCGTTGAACTTGATGAAGCTCGATATCATGCAATCCTAGAAACAGATGAAAACGAAAAGTGGAGAAATTTAGATATATATAAAGTAATAAAGCAAGGAAAAACATTTTTATTAATAGTACAAATCATTTTAAGTAACTTCCAAAAAAAACTAGCAAAAGAACAAGGAATTAATCCTGGAGAAGAGATGAAAACGGCCATTTTAAAATCTAAAGAACATAACATACCGTTAATACTTGCAGACAGGAAAGTCGAGACAACCCTAAAGCGAGCTTGGAATTGTGTTCCTATTCTTGAAAAAGTCAAAATAATATCAAGCCTGTTTTCATTTTCAGATGTAAAAGTTACGAAAGATGAAATTGAAAAGTTAAAAGAACAAGATGTTCTATCAAACATAATGGAAGAACTTGCAAAAGAAATTCCTAATGTAAAAAAAGTTTTAATCGATGAAAGAGATGAATTTATAGCAAGTAAAATACTTGAAGGCTCAGGAAAAATCCTTGCAGTTGTTGGAGCTGGCCATGTAAAGGGAATAATAGCAAACTTAAAAGAAATTAAAGAAAATAAAAAAATTATCAACATTGATGCTCTTAATAGCATACCTAAAACTACCTTTTCAATAAGTAAATTGATATCTTACCTTATAACAATTGCAATTGTTGTACTGATGGCAAGTTCATT
The DNA window shown above is from Borrelia anserina Es and carries:
- a CDS encoding TraB/GumN family protein, with product MNSKKENNEDHFSHVSTLDINHDKIYILGTAHVSKKSSQDTATLIETIKPDFIAVELDEARYHAILETDENEKWRNLDIYKVIKQGKTFLLIVQIILSNFQKKLAKEQGINPGEEMKTAILKSKEHNIPLILADRKVETTLKRAWNCVPILEKVKIISSLFSFSDVKVTKDEIEKLKEQDVLSNIMEELAKEIPNVKKVLIDERDEFIASKILEGSGKILAVVGAGHVKGIIANLKEIKENKKIINIDALNSIPKTTFSISKLISYLITIAIVVLMASSFYFKGFDFAYKNLKLWIIYNSVLAGLAALLLRANIITVLTASIGAPIFSLIPFIGTGMVAGLVEAYINKPKIKDFEKLQEDLDNIKGYFRNKVTKILLIVFFVNIGSAIGTIVGFKSLLNIFS